A window of Acropora muricata isolate sample 2 chromosome 6, ASM3666990v1, whole genome shotgun sequence genomic DNA:
TGGTGGGTTCTATAAAATAATTTAGATCGTTCATGTATAtgttaaacaagaaaaaacttaAAAGGCTCCCCTAATGGACCCCAGTCGTAACAGTTCTCCACTGAGAATAAGTGTTTTCAAGTTTAACACGCTGTTTCCTTTCACGTAGATATGCAGTCATGAGTTGTAATGCCCTCCGTGAAAAACAATAGGCCGTCAATTTAGCTAGAAGAAGTGACTGACACACAGAATCGAAAGCTTTGCTAAGATCCACCGCGACAAGCAACAGCTTCTCGCCTGTCAAGGCCTGCCCTCTAGTCCTCAGTCATCTAAACTAAAGTAGGGCTGAACAACAAGAGTGTTCTCTTAAATAACCAGATAAATAATGAGACAGCTTGCATCGAAAGGCCTCATACATCTGCTTAAACATGATTCTTTCAAAAACTTTAGACAAAGCAGTCAATAATGAAACTGGCCTATAGTTAGCCTTGTCGGTCTCTTCCGACTTCTTGTGTATGGGGGTAACATTGCTGAACTTCCAAACCGTAGGGCAACTGCAACTTGTTATGAGGTAGTTAATCAAACAGGTTAGCGGCTGTGCAATGGCAGGAGCTGTAATCATTATGTCTTTGCGATATATTATCACATCCCACGGCTTTCCTTGGATTAAGCTTAATCGCTTTCCAGCAAAACAATCTTGGACTGCATCTTGGCCTTACTATAGGTAGAagctgtttctttttcttccagaATTCTTTTTATTCAGAGACGCAATAGCACAAAACGACTTCATCCCTTTCTTTTTTAATGTAATTACTTTGTTTCTCTGTTTACGGTATTTTTTCCAAGAAGAATCAGTCGGATTTTTAGCGTGTTTCTTAATTAAACGATTTCGCCGAGAAATTTCACGTTATAATTCGGGAGTAATCCATGGTAGCTGATCATCTTTATCCGCTTTTCCTTTAGAGGAGCGTGTTTATCCAACACCAGCTGGCAATAAAGCTTTGCCCAGTAATCCCATAGGTCATCAACATCTTCAAAAATGTACGCCGAGTCCCAGGGGACCCTCCTTAGTTCTTCTAGAAGTTCCTTTTCATCCAAATTTTTCATGCTTCTATATTTCTATCTCGCGTGCTTTTGGTCTaggaattttctgttttctgaCTGCAAACACTAGTCATGATCACTAACTCCAAGATGCAAATTGCCGCAGGTGGCGAAACTTTCTGGGAGACTGGCTAAAATAACATTTATGAATGATTGGCTTTTCTCTGTAACTCTCGTCGGTTCggtaattttattgaataaacacctgtaaaattgtaaacctGTCACACAAATCTTTGAGTGCCTTGTTTTCGGTTCTTCCTTCATCTTCATTAACAAGCTATAAGTTATAATCTTCTACCAAAATTATCTCCTGTCGGCACTTAAACATCAGTTCAATTGCAAAAATCAGCGACGATATATATTCTGCAGGCTTATTGACTTTTTCAGATCTGTAACATGCACAGACGATGAATCGGCACTTTCTAAAATCGCTGGAGGAATTCTCGGTATTGGCGGCCCAAGGGTTATTTTTTGCAACAGGAACTCTTGATCTGAGTAATAAGGAGTCACGAATGCTGAAGCACTGACTTAAAAAATCTTCCTGAATTGCAAAAGAACTGAAATATTGTTGGTTGCACCGCACTCTTACCGGCATATTGCTGAGAGAAATGAGTAAGCCCCCTATGGTGTAGCTGATTTAAGCAGGGTTGGTGAAATTACTGTGATAGTGAACTCAAAATCATAATTTGATGATCCTAGAGGCATAACCATGAAGTTCGTGATGTTTATGAGTTATCGATGTACATTCTGATACGTTGAACTAGGAGTCAGCTATAATGAAAAGTTATCTAACTGGTAACTGGTCatgacgcccccaagatataacGCCCTCGACATGAAGCCCCCTAACTACAAGACATAACGCCCCCTATTATTGAGATTTAACGCCCCCAAACATGAGTTAAGAACTTAAGTGTCATGCGTGTCCCACATTGTTAAGTGCCATTTCGTTGTCATTTGCAAAAGTTTTTAAGTCTCGCGAAAATGGCATCAACCCTTAACGAAACGAACAACTGCTTCATACGCAAgtaacaaaacacaaaatttactCTAAGAGTATTTTATTTTATGCTCTACCAATACTGATACTATGTACTatcaataggtggttttcacgttacgtcatagccgccatgtttgtggacgaaaacaaaagattccgaattagctccttttgttcgtccaccaacaattgtacattgcagcattgttatctgtgtccctggagattggttgcaaactaCCTATATACGACTAGCTTCGAGGAAAACCTACGTACGTATATATAAGCACCTAAATAAAAACTGTAGCTATGATTCTTTCTTATCTTGCTTGGCCTCGCTGGTTAACTACGATCGTAGATAAAATGATTTAAGCAGACTGCTTCGCTTCTAGAGTTGCGGTACTTTTAATGTTTACGTTCTTTtgaatagaccaatttcgatattttaaaattcagccttAAACAATAGACCACAGCACGAGGCTCCGttgaataaaatacagtgtttgtgtggtttattccccggagcctcgtgctgaggtcttttgtttacagctgcattttaaaatatcgaGATTGGCCTATTAGGTTAGTGTTCCCATGCTAAAGTAAGggatattaaaaaaaaggttattGGTTTGACTTTTCCTGGTTCGTTTTCCGACCAACATCGGTAATCGACTCTTGTGAGAAATTACCTCCTAAGGTGCTTTGCTCTTTAGTATAGTTGCGATCAGAGTGCGTCTTCTCCTAAAGTCGTGAATGTGGTTTGGAACAGGTGGCCAGAAAGGTGTTGGAATGTTTCAATTGTTCTCGCGGTTCCAGATCGCATTCATGACAACAACGGTCTCTTTTTGGGTTTTCGATAAGTATTTTTTATCTATATGCTAATATTCCTAAGTAATTAAAAATGGCACGTGTGATTGTATTGATTGTACTGTTCTGCCTAGAACACGTAGTCCAGATAAATTACAGAGAAGGCGGCGCTTGCGCTcgtcctttccttttctttatctATCGTTTAACTCTGTTATGTAATGATCATTAATCGCCAGTTTCTCTGTGAATTTGCTGTGTAACTTGATTCAAGATATTGCAACTCGTTCcatgtaatttttgtaacttgtcGTACTCCGTTCGTGCTAGTCTAATGTTGACAAACCTGTAAGATCTCGTCGGTACAAATGACTTTCTTTGTTGTAGGAAAAAATATGTAATGAGCTGACACGCAGGCGTAGTGCGTCTTGCAGGCGTCATTTTGACGTGTGATTGGTACTAGATTGTCCAGTCAGATTAGGAACATATAAAAAGAGCTGTATCCCTAGCAGATACAGTTTTTTTCCCTGTTAGAAAGGACTACTTGAAGATCGACCCGGGAACAGCAAATAAAGAGAAGAAACAAACTCGAGTGTTGAGGAGTCTTATCTTCCCCCGAAAGATTTCCTTCAACAATATGATGTATATGAGCCATTGCAAAAATACCTGTACCAGTGCACTGTAAAATATGAAATCTGTTGACAAACTACTGTGTttacttaaagtgcctatgaaatgaaaaattgaggtattgaaaaatgggcgaatttgaaaggcctttaaaagggaagaagaatggcgttttcctttttgtcatatctcatcttGTTCCAGGGATATTCAAGATtgttgtattatgcaaattaggtactgatgacgtcataaggtgtgacagtatggaagtcaaaacacaaaatagagaatatctctgcaagtaaTGATGCAAAACAACTGGAATTTGGCAAGCACGTTGAACATTAAGAAATGCGCCATATGAcgtttattttgatgttgctatggcaacatcCCCAGTTCCAGATTGCTATTATGCAGGAATGGTTACCCCTGTATTTGATCTTGAGCAAACACTGTCCACTTCCTAAAGGTTAATTAGGAGAGCCAGTGCAATATGGGCATTGCATATGCTTAAAATGGGATGAATCAGTTCACCCTATACAGTCAAACAGGCAGCATTTGATTTACAGCAGAAAGAGACTGCAAGCAAgactgttgccatagcaacatcaaaatgTTCGTCATATGGCGCATTTCTTATTGTAGAACGTGCTTGCCAAATTCCAATTGTTTTGCATCATTAGTTGCAGAGATATTCTCTATTcgtgttttgacttccatattgtcacaccttatgacgtcattagtacctaatttgcataatacagcaatcttgaatatctctggaacgagatgagatacgacaaaaaggaaaacgccattcttcttcccttttaaccctttcccgtccaaagggttcccctttgacgagtaaaatcgtctggcgttagccagagtaaaatctgtaagtgccatgAGCGCTCAtgcggcagttaaggggttaaaggcctttcaaattcgcccATTTTTCAAtccctcaatttttcatttcataggcactttaatgaATTAAACAAAACTACCTCAAGAGCTGTAACAAACCATATCGAAATTATCCTTTCTTGTTATTCATCTTTACAATCAGCAATCTAAATTATGATAAAGCCTTGAAAATTGACCACCTCTGTTTAGAAGCAATTTTGCTGGCTTGTCGAACTCTTTTATTCTTCCGCTTTCCATAACTAATACTCGATCGTAATCAAGAACGGTATTCAATCGATGTGCAATTGTGATAACTGTGCAatctttgaattttgttcggATTGTCTTTTGAATCAATTGATCTGTTTTGTGATCAACATTGGCCGTTGCTTCATCCATAACGATAATCTTGTTCTTCTTCAGTAACGCACGAGCTAAGCACAAAAGTTGTTTTTCTCCGACGCTGAAATTTGCTCCACATTCTCTCACCTCTTCGCCGAGCTTCCGTGGTAACCTTTGCACCACAGACTTCAAGCCCGCTTCTTAAAGGGCATACCAGAGCTCCTTGTCGTCGTACTCCTCAAAAGGATCCAAGTTCATGCGAAGTGAAGCGCTAAATAAGACAGGGTTCTGGGTTATGACTGCCATGGCTTGGCGAGAGCTTTGAATATTGATAGAAGCAATATTGACGTCGTCAATAATGACATCACCTGTCGGTTGAGGTATGCGAAACAGAGCTGCGACGAATGAGGACTTGCCAGCGCCAGTGCGGCCAACAATTCCAATCTTCTCTTGGGAATCAATGGTGAATGATAAATCTTTCAGTATCTTTGGACCGCCCTGATAGTAGACGAGTCCTAAATTGTTAATcctcacttgaccgcgctgtgGCCAGTTATCAGGGGGCTGGTGGTCATTCTTGTAGCCAGGCTCTCCCTCTATTTGCGTGTAAGTGATGACTCGTTCAACTGATGTCATGTAGTTCTCGACTTCTGACCATTTTCTAATGGCATATTGACACATGTCAATTGTAATATGCAAAACGTACACAATGGACAAAGCTGAGGTACCTAAAATGCAACAAGAAGATGGGAAAGTATTGCACTGAGTAGTATGGTGGCTTTTATTTGTATTTAGTAGTCGCTCGGGTTGCTTTTAAGTCTTAGTCATGGTTTCTGTTGGTTGACCTTTTGTTTTCGGTTTGGCTATCGAGCTAATAACATTGATTattgatttttattattttattacattttgctaCATTACGATAAATTTACATTTAATGAATAAAGTTAAGATAATATATATGGCGTGAAAACCTAAAAGAAACGAGGAGGCTTATATAAGGTTAGGTTTCCTCCCAAAACAGAAAGCAATGAATAACACACATATAGAGCAAGACGTTAGGTGTGACACAAGAGTTTGATCGAAGAGAAATAAAAAGGCAAGGGAAGAAGTTAATGGTTGATGGTTAAAAAAATCTTTGAGCTTGTATTGAAAGGACATTAGAGTTGGGGTATTTTTAAGTACTGAAAAATTTAGGGCCAAATTACCAGTACCGTAAAAGAGTACATAAATTTACCTAGTTGAAACAAGTGAATACTGTTCATTTAGGTTATTTAAATATTGGATCTGTGTGAGCATCACAACCGGACCGGCTGACTACCCGTATCGCCCGTTTTTGCAATATTGTTAACCTTTTCAGGTTACTTTTGTAAGTGGATCCCCAAACTAAATTACAGTAATAAAGATACGGAAGAACCATGGAATTGAATAGAGTACGTAACGAGGTTTTAGAAAGGAAATAACTAGATCTATAAATAATGCCAATAGATTTAGATATTTTATGCGCAACAATGCGATATATGAGACTTCAGGAAAGGCAATCGTCCAGTAAAACACCGAGGAAGAGGGTCTCTGAGATTTGGGTTAACGCTTCCCCATTaatgaaaatgtcaaaatcatagtcttttttttttgtcgtggTCTAAAAGTTTATACGTTGCAAACCAGGCTGAGAGCTTATTAAGTTCACTATTTAAGATATTGTTCAAAGGAACTAGGTCCTTTTCAGGAATAAATGAGTTGGTGTCATTAGGAAATAAAATAGATTCTAGGCGAGAAGCGTCACCAAGATCAATGACGTATATGATGAAGAATAGGGGGCCAAGAATTGAACCTCGTGGGACACCAAAGGGAATTACCTCAGAGAGCGATCTATGGCCGTTATTGCTACAAACTGAGATCTCTgataaaaataggcagtcgaggactacatgtagctacttctgtattagggaaataaaaaacagaaacggtttggcatgccaccctgacaagacagaagaagatcacctatgctcttgctttcagagcattactcttcctggtattgattgatgttggtggctatattagatcaccaataccagctgcccaagacctcagagtgcttgttgattcacatttgatgttgtctaaacatgttaaagtacatatgacacgaaattttttgcctgttttggaataatcattgtttgaagtatttatttttcgaattttagacagtttcattgaaaatggacgattttatgagcttgcaaaaattgggtttttgcgtgaaaattatggtattcaaatcgcgcggccaaagtaccacatgacttagattgtgacgtagtcttggttgcaaactcacaaatacaacacaaaatatggcagagctagcaagtaaaccgaagagaaggggaggaaggtattgcgttgcaggggctcccaacaaccaaagctttcaaaatacattgttctcccctggtataacaatgcaccagttcccaacagacgcagttttgcgggaaaaatggataaaatttgtccaaagacatcgaagagactttaagccggaagggaagtacacatcgctgtgctctgcacacttcgaggcatcttgttacaactttcctattcagctggaggggatgcagatgaatcaaatattaataaaaggatcagtaccaacgcgtgatacaattatcgcaaatctgcattcttttcagtttcaatattaattttgagccgtgacaatttattcttcttgctgtacctaaaactaaaactaagggacagatcgttcgctgccagggcccctagactttggaatgcactacccgtagacattaagaagactcctgttctgctagtgctatagagtatgtatagagatcatattattgtagagtatcgagaatactattatcattgttattattatgtataaagtataaacaatattagcattactctacagtatagtttttcatgtttttcttcagaaacctattgtaattttagtttcttatactgcatgtaatttgaatttcgagacgttagatttgtttactgtaaagctttgagaattttgtaaagctaaatatattatcatttttattactattatgattattaaataaattaaacttaaatggaaagcaagttaattgtttggtctctcaaccaattgaaaataggcctatgagaggacatgaggttactgtttggaaacacagaagtgcaaaaccaatgaaagtataccctgcaagtagagtcctcaccttttcgccatttgtattttcatagtatttccatggctatctaaggcaacagatacgacagcgatgaaaagaccaggaaatacaaacgacaagattagaaacctcagctagcacctgggtggtgaaagtaggaaaaaatcgattgaaatgactatcaagcctgtggaactgtgtatatcaattttacctcactttaaagcatctcgtaatcttttttttttttgtttaagtgagtcatagaacttaacatgacagtcacaaggtaatgttgttgtacaaaaaaatatgttttagtacaaattgttttgacataatactccattgtaattaattccttgcctttttattgtttgcactgtactgtactaaatgcttgtttgttgtttttattgaaattgtgttgaagtatgaaaagtgtaataccggtagatgctagtcttgtaagtaattatgttaggaatgtagctctctattttaagtaattaaatgtgtcgtaagttatgtgttaaatttaaataagtatgcaaatttggttaggcaagaaggaggaaacaaagtgcgaatgagtagcaaagggcttcctcgtcttgggacccttttctcgcagattctctcatctatctgtctcttgctataacattcccttgatcaaatttaaggtaacactggaaatctgttaaaacaccagaagtgaaaaaaaaaaaacagaaatttacaccacagctagtaagtgagtgagaatgacatcaatgatctaacaccaaaaaatgagaagactacattttatgtacacaaagtgcaggttcttgcctttggtaatagcaatttaaaataatctgtggtaatcgatctatctgctaacagcaaatggaaatttgtgtatttttcctagatagagcacttttcagtttcaacatgtggaagtatatatttctttaacttgaaatatcattcaacatctgctacaatgttacttaaccaaacaaattgatcctacgaaaacttacttaaggacggtgcctactaattaaagatattttttccccggcgtgtgcttatgcaggaaatgtagatcttaacaagtcctattgaaatcaaaaaagaaaattgggggtaaccacgcatttttcaaagataattcatgaataatatctgtaaaaaactttgaaatacagagcaatgtatggcgttctttctcaaattgaagcttaattatctctcaaaaatgcatggctaaCCCCAGttttttttggataccaagagtatttattaagatctactttctccggtaagttttaaaccgcgcaaaaatatccctatattagtaagcattggcgataggaaatccgagtatctggcgatgcgcagaacgtatgcgcaataacaatagtaggcactgtccttaatagaaaaacttgattctcaatggaaaagatagcttttcacaccatcaagtgtaactgtgcatttccttgtcagttctaataaggacatgacatggACATGACACTGGAGCACAAAAGCAGAATATTCttagcaaatcctctttccagtaataccacactgttgactccacatggaactggaacgtttcagtcgataagtagtcgatcgttgacgagagcggacgaaaaaggatcgggtgataacgatattggcctcggctatcgtcgacgtagaagcgtttcgtcgagtctgaaatcgtataaaaccgataccccgaagtactaccgataaatgttccgaacacaatccgaagattggaccactcacggacttacacactcgatgacaaaAATTGCTTTTGACCCAATCCAACTCTAGGCCTTGGATCCCATAGTGTTGTAACTTGTCATTGAAGAATGTTACGATTCACGATATCAAATGCCTTAGACAAATCAATAAATACTCCTGCTGCAAATTCATCGCGATCAAGGGCGAGAGAAATGTTGTCATAAAAATCAACTAGCGCAAGGGAAGTTGAGTGGTTTCTCCTAAAGCCGTATTGATTATCGTGACTGATGGATAGGTTAATGATGTGGGTTAATGGTATGGCTATATGCACACAGAATTTATTAACAATTTCCATGGGATCACAAACTTCCCGACCATCTATCTTAAAAGCCAAGTTTAGTTTggattttgcttttgttttgtttataacCTTATTCAGTAGTCTCTAGGTGGCTTTCACATTAGATTTGGATTCCTCAAATTTCTTGTCATAGTAGAGAGGTTTGCTATCAAGCTTATTTCTGTATATCTTAGCACTTTTCTGTGGTTAGATGGGTTGGAACGATATTGCTTATACAGCTTAGTTTGATGGATTTGAGTAATCCCAAAGATATCCAAGGCTTGTTCAAACGACGATCAGATCGTTTTAGTCAAACCTGTATATAACGGCCCTGTTAAACAAACAATGATTAATGATTCCATGGCATCCTCGTCAACACCAGATAAGTCGTCATGCACCTTTAAGTCAAGATTGTTTGACAATTACAATCCCACAACTCTACCGGCTCTTTCAGGTctatttttgtgaataaattcaGAGCCAATCCGGCATGTCAACATCATCAGAATCGTTCTGTAAGGAGGTTTCGGAAATACCTACAACGGTGAATTTTAAATTCAAGTTGGCCAACAAAAGTTTCAAATCGTCAACTTTGTCTCGGAGACTCCGATCATTAAGATTTAGTATTGGGAAGTTACTATCAGACTGACCAGGACACTGACCTCCTCTCCTGAGACTGACCTCCTCTCCTGAGACTGACCTTCGtcacttaaggtggcttactactgttttataagggttcaagaggtgtacaccgtaaatgtgcaaatttaatttatttttttgcatcaatattctgacaacaaataaaaacccctatatgagacaattgctgcttcaaattaccgtttgggaagttaaaggggcacggaacgggaagaccgtgcacgattagggggcctgggaacgaactgcaaAAGTATGtattacgggaaactgacccgtacgaccatacctaaaattttgtctgtttcaccgtgaactaccaaagaacatccttacaaagtaaaaaaaaacctgcaaggcatttttttcataatttatgaaaaagtcgatttttgagtttttcataaattatgaaaaaactgccttgtagatttttttttactttgcaaggatgttctttggtagttgacggtgaaacagacaaaattttaggtatggtcgtacgggtcagtttcccgtaaaacacacttttgcagttcgttcccaggcccctcatcgtgcacggtcttcccgtttcgtgcccctttgacttcccaaatggtaatttgaagcagcaattgtctcatataggggtttttaggggtttttatttgttatcagaatattgatgcaaaaaataaattaaatttgcacatttaaggTATAAACCTCTTGAACCCTCaaaaaactgtagtaagccaccttaagatgTTCAATTTATCTTCGTTAACTAAAATAATCACTGCGACTGTTGATATTGAAGTGTATGTCAGGATCCACATTATCAGAGCATGTTAAAAGCTGATCCGTATGGTGGATATTAATTGTTAAAAGCTGGGTCTGCCAGTCTATCATGATCGTAATGAAATGGCCCGTTGTGAAGCTCACACAGTGCTCAAGCAAATTCATTAAGTCAAGGTGACTAAAGGGGAGAATTTGAGAGGAGGACATAATtagttttgaaaataaaaaaaacaaaatcaaacaaacgaacaaacaaggTGATAAGGACAATCAACTCATTACCTGTCTGAACCCGCGGGCATGTCGCCGCCGTGGCCTGTTTTTATCTAAACCAAAATATGCCAATTTGCCAGCTCTTTTGGTATCCTAGAGAGCTTATCAGTAGAGCTTAGAGAGTCGAAAACGAGCAATTCTCGATTTAactaaaatatatttgtttacagttgGAGAGATTTGTCagggaaaagaaatgaaagcttttGAATTGAGGTCCTTTTGAGATGAGAGTGAAGGTCAGGATTTTGAAAGAGAAACAGCATTTATGAATGATCTGACTGATTGTTGtccttattaatattcaataatattattattttactgttAATCACCTGAGTCTTTGTTGGTTAAAATAGCAAGGAAAACCACAAATGCGACAAAGACAATACAGATCATGTCAATTTGGGTTGCATTCCATCTTGTTGTGGCTATGATGGCAAACCAGGTCTTGTTGTGAGCGTCTTGGCATCTGGCAGAGAACAGAAGAACACAAACAACTGATTTTAGTTTTAACAGTTCGTGACGTTTGTCAAAACAAGCTTTTCGGGGACCTTTGTACGTGTTTAGATTTAGCGACACGATTAGGAATCGGGCTCATTCTCCACAGCAATGCAATTTTGGAACTGTATAATACAGCTAATAAAGCTGCTAAGCACCACACAATTAGCACGATTATGAGTAAAACTCTGGAAATTAAACTCAACAAAATACAAACCTGTACAATGACTCCAGgaattcttgttgtttattgAATGCGCGGATATGCACCAATCCTTCTAACGTTTCGCTAAATTGAGACAACACTGGACTTCTGTTGACTCCTTCCAACCGTCTCAGATCACGAGCTGACCTGAGGTAATAGCGAGCGATTAAAAGAAATATCACCACAGAAGTGATGGCCGGAAAAATAACCCAGGGATTAAGAATGGACGAAAGAGCGAGAGATCCACATACAAACAGAATTTGTAAGAGAGCGTCTAAAAATGTATCTGGTAACAGCTCGTCCATGATGCCAATATCTCGTGAAAACCTGTTCAAAATTCGTCCATCAGGATTAGTGTCGAAGAACAGAACTGGCGCCTTCAATACTGCTGTCAGCATGGAGTTGTGAAGGTTTTTGGAAGACGTTATCGATGTGTTTAAGCAAATGGCTGATCTGATGAAGGACAAGAACATGCCTCCAGCTGCCAAGCCACCAAATATGAACAAATTCTTGGTTTGAAGCTGAGGGTCGTGTGGTTCGGAAGTCACTTGTAGAAGCCACCATTCAGTTAGTATGAGGAATCCTTTGAAGGAAAAAGTCAATAAAacagcaaattttcaaaataggtatttagggtttagggttagggagCCTTAAGTCTCTCTTTTTCCTCTATTAGATTAACAATTGAATGAAACGAAGGCAGGGCGTCGAAAAATGTTGCTTTGTTTGTGTTAGCACCAAACTACATTGAGTCATTTATTCTTCCAAGACTAAAGAGAAAAGGTCATAGCAGATGCGTCATGTATAAGCACATACATGCAATGACTTTTGATTTCCTTAGTTTTGGTTCATATTTCAAAATAGTCTTCatatttcaatttgtaaataagaTTTACCGGGttgaaaatttgagcaaaatgATTGAAATCTCAGGACATGATTGATTAGCTACAAGTATATGCTAATATTAACAGAACTTTCCACAAAATACTAGTCAATATACTTGGGCATCACTGTTGTAGAATTAAAAACAATCAAGATAAAGGTGTAAAAAACAACCTTGTACGAGAACAACAAACACGGCTGCGACTCCAGCTGTATAAGGAGACATTCCAGCTCGTATGTAATCTTGAAACACAGTCCATGAGATGGAACGAGACGTGCGATCTTCTTCTGCTTTTTCAAGACCTGTGCCACCGTCTTCATCCCGTTCAATATCATGCTTGTCTTTATCTTCCCTCAcagatctttcat
This region includes:
- the LOC136919829 gene encoding ATP-binding cassette sub-family C member 4-like — its product is MSPYTAGVAAVFVVLVQGFLILTEWWLLQVTSEPHDPQLQTKNLFIFGGLAAGGMFLSFIRSAICLNTSITSSKNLHNSMLTAVLKAPVLFFDTNPDGRILNRFSRDIGIMDELLPDTFLDALLQILFVCGSLALSSILNPWVIFPAITSVVIFLLIARYYLRSARDLRRLEGVNRSPVLSQFSETLEGLVHIRAFNKQQEFLESLYRCQDAHNKTWFAIIATTRWNATQIDMICIVFVAFVVFLAILTNKDSGTSALSIVYVLHITIDMCQYAIRKWSEVENYMTSVERVITYTQIEGEPGYKNDHQPPDNWPQRGQVRINNLGLVYYQGGPKILKDLSFTIDSQEKIGIVGRTGAGKSSFVAALFRIPQPTGDVIIDDVNIASINIQSSRQAMAVITQNPVLFSASLRMNLDPFEEYDDKELWYAL